In one window of Micromonospora cathayae DNA:
- a CDS encoding BMP family lipoprotein, whose product MRVVSAIAVGGLVLGAAACGEAPEEETGASGGGEKFSACMVTDVGGIDDKSFNTSAWKGLEAAKAENSNIETKYVASKAEADYEPNLTQYVNQKCDFILAVGGLMGTATSKIAAANPNQQFGIVDAKLPETNVYPMQFDTAQAGFLAGYLAAGMSKSKKVGTYGGMKIPPVTIFMDGFVDGVAHYNKTKNATVQPLGWDKATQNGSFTNDFVKQDEGKKVGDALVAQGADIIMPVAGGAGLGTTAAAQASGGKYNTIWVDVDGCESTPNCPAIISTVVKNIPDAVKEAVVKAAKGEKLEATPGYLGTLSNNGVSLAPFHDFDSKVPAELKAELDKLKADIAAGTVTVTSPAQPK is encoded by the coding sequence ATGCGGGTCGTCTCGGCCATCGCGGTGGGCGGGCTGGTGCTCGGTGCCGCCGCCTGTGGCGAGGCTCCCGAGGAGGAGACCGGGGCCAGCGGCGGTGGCGAGAAGTTCAGCGCCTGCATGGTGACCGACGTCGGCGGCATCGACGACAAGTCGTTCAACACCTCCGCCTGGAAGGGCCTGGAGGCCGCCAAGGCGGAGAACAGCAACATCGAGACCAAGTACGTGGCGTCCAAGGCCGAGGCCGACTACGAGCCGAACCTGACCCAGTACGTGAACCAGAAGTGCGACTTCATCCTGGCGGTCGGTGGCCTGATGGGCACCGCCACCTCGAAGATCGCCGCGGCGAACCCGAACCAGCAGTTCGGCATCGTCGACGCCAAGCTGCCGGAGACCAACGTCTACCCGATGCAGTTCGACACCGCGCAGGCCGGCTTCCTCGCCGGGTACCTGGCGGCCGGCATGAGCAAGAGCAAGAAGGTCGGCACCTACGGCGGCATGAAGATCCCGCCGGTGACCATCTTCATGGACGGCTTCGTCGACGGCGTCGCGCACTACAACAAGACCAAGAACGCCACCGTGCAGCCGCTCGGCTGGGACAAGGCCACCCAGAACGGGTCGTTCACCAACGACTTCGTCAAGCAGGACGAGGGCAAGAAGGTCGGCGACGCGCTGGTCGCCCAGGGTGCCGACATCATCATGCCGGTCGCCGGTGGCGCCGGGCTCGGCACCACCGCCGCCGCCCAGGCCAGCGGCGGCAAGTACAACACCATCTGGGTGGACGTCGACGGCTGCGAGAGCACCCCGAACTGCCCGGCGATCATCAGCACCGTGGTGAAGAACATCCCGGACGCCGTCAAGGAGGCCGTGGTCAAGGCCGCCAAGGGCGAGAAGCTTGAGGCCACCCCGGGCTACCTGGGCACCCTGTCGAACAACGGCGTCTCGCTGGCGCCGTTCCACGACTTCGACAGCAAGGTCCCGGCGGAGCTGAAGGCCGAGCTGGACAAGCTCAAGGCCGACATCGCCGCCGGCACCGTCACGGTCACCTCGCCGGCCCAGCCGAAGTGA